The following are encoded together in the Arcobacter aquimarinus genome:
- a CDS encoding YkgJ family cysteine cluster protein: MSNLIKKEGFDFAFDPKGCESCKGNCCIGESGYIWISINEIQNLALQLDLSVEELKNKYLNKIGYKYSIKEVKLASNNFACCFFNLEEKKCSIYEARPSQCRTFPFWDYFKENKEEVYKECPAIKNL; this comes from the coding sequence TTGAGTAATTTGATAAAAAAAGAGGGATTTGATTTTGCTTTTGATCCAAAAGGGTGTGAAAGTTGTAAAGGAAACTGCTGTATAGGAGAAAGTGGATATATTTGGATAAGTATAAATGAGATACAGAATTTGGCTTTACAATTAGATTTATCAGTTGAAGAGTTAAAAAACAAATATTTGAATAAAATAGGTTATAAATACAGTATAAAAGAGGTAAAATTAGCTTCAAACAATTTTGCTTGTTGCTTTTTTAATTTAGAAGAAAAAAAATGTTCAATTTATGAAGCAAGACCAAGTCAGTGTAGGACTTTCCCTTTTTGGGATTATTTTAAAGAAAATAAAGAAGAGGTATATAAAGAGTGCCCAGCTATAAAAAATCTTTAG
- a CDS encoding tRNA1(Val) (adenine(37)-N6)-methyltransferase → MFNFICENFKIYKNIKGDLLDIGSGSGILGLLVCNEFKKINLNQCEIQKMFQFFSTKNAQTNKIKTTLYEGSFKNIEFDKRFDICVSNPPFYHSDVIKSENQSLKIARYNDSLPLEDFIQKSSIILKQDGKLLFCYDSKQIAQIIVLLQKYKFNLESLQFVHPKISKDATLVLVYARKNSKSLVKIFNPLIVFNEENEFTKEVENIYIKSSTYSIKADFE, encoded by the coding sequence TTGTTTAATTTTATTTGTGAAAATTTTAAAATATATAAAAACATTAAAGGTGATTTATTAGATATAGGTAGTGGTAGTGGGATTTTGGGTTTATTAGTTTGTAATGAATTTAAAAAAATAAATTTGAATCAGTGTGAAATTCAAAAAATGTTTCAATTTTTCTCAACTAAAAATGCACAAACTAATAAAATAAAAACTACTTTGTATGAAGGTTCTTTTAAAAATATAGAGTTTGATAAAAGATTTGATATTTGTGTTTCAAATCCACCTTTTTATCATAGTGATGTGATAAAAAGTGAAAATCAATCTTTGAAAATTGCAAGATATAATGATTCTTTACCTTTAGAGGATTTTATACAAAAAAGTTCAATAATTTTGAAGCAAGATGGTAAGTTACTTTTTTGTTATGATTCTAAACAAATAGCTCAGATTATTGTTTTGCTACAAAAATATAAATTTAATCTTGAATCATTACAGTTTGTTCATCCAAAAATTTCAAAAGATGCAACTTTGGTTTTAGTATATGCAAGAAAAAATTCTAAATCATTAGTTAAAATATTTAATCCTTTAATTGTTTTCAATGAAGAAAATGAATTTACAAAAGAAGTAGAAAATATATATATAAAATCTTCAACATATAGTATAAAGGCTGATTTTGAGTAA